The DNA sequence GGCTCGTCATGTAAACTGACAATGGTTTCAGCTGGCTATAGGGTACTCCAGGTACCCCTCTCAGGTCGGATTACTTACCGGCTGGATTCATCACGCGTGCGTCATGCCTAACTGGGTGTCGTATTAAATGCTCAGACTTTTACACACAGGGTCTACATTGGTCTGATGGGTCATCTACTGAACACTAGACATTCCCCCGTCTTTCTCGTCGCAGCCATTATGGAGGTAAGCACAACAGGAGCTCACAGCGTCGTTCAGTCTGATCATAGCCTTGTTAGCTCCCAACTTTTGATTTGGCCATGTCAAATCTCTATCCTTCTGTGAGGCATGATTTGCGTTTCTTGAtatctttcttcattttccgAATAGCATTCCATGCCTACTTACTCGGGGATTGTCTTCGCTCATCATCGCGCGCTGTCACGGATGGCTCCTGGGTACCTTCCATTATGCTTGCTCTTGCAGGTGCTCTTCATGTGATGTGGTTCAAAGGCGGTGTAACTGGCTATCTCAAAAGACTTGGGAGAAGCAACGCGAAAGCAGAGAGTGTCGAGGAGCCATGTTCAACCATGGGTGAGATCTTGGACCAAAACTCGATCACCACTGGCGAGCTTGTTCTGGAGAGCCTGGATGACTCGCCAGGGACTCCAGACGATTCACCTCTGATGACACCACGGACCCCTTCACAAACCCCTTTCGTCCTTCCTgccatcccttccatcgCCATCCCGAGTTTCCCCACACTATCAAATCTTCCCATCGTCTCTATCCCTGCCATACCTTC is a window from the Cryptococcus neoformans var. neoformans JEC21 chromosome 2 sequence genome containing:
- a CDS encoding expressed protein, with the translated sequence MAAVPASKVLDVIAHPLFPLFFAIPLFLIFFLAYFFVAPYFATERQRAYILSTTSSCFMTLVSLPFVWKYARHGLGVIYEEGQSGWMGALGRVGVVFFATYLFSDLAIGYSRYPSQVGLLTGWIHHAVYIGLMGHLLNTRHSPVFLVAAIMELPTFDLAMSNLYPSVRHDLRFLISFFIFRIAFHAYLLGDCLRSSSRAVTDGSWVPSIMLALAGALHVMWFKGGVTGYLKRLGRSNAKAESVEEPCSTMGEILDQNSITTGELVLESLDDSPGTPDDSPLMTPRTPSQTPFVLPAIPSIAIPSFPTLSNLPIVSIPAIPSISGLSLAEIRAALNKEGAFKLKGNEFKEAVKGRWEEHREKFVERTGLSLGAMRMRKRGERQVKEHVEEQTDEGQLMTMSVDGHVGENQLDSICI